The DNA sequence AGGCAGCCTTTCTGATCTTTTAGAGCATGTGTGTGTTTTGGATCACCCTATCAGAAACATATCTGATGATGCATCTAGACATACAAATCTGACAGGTTTTCTATGAATATATTTGTAGATCAGATAATTTACAAGCTTGGGATGTCTAAGAGTATATTTCAAATCAATCAAGCAGTTACAATGTAACAAAAGTTTAAAAAGCACCATGCAGTGCAGTCCAGTAAAATAAGGGCCTGTGTTAAAAAAAAGGCTTTGCTCTTGGGATCCAGTTTTTTCTGACCTGTTGCCCACCTGATAAATATATGTATCTCATACTtactattacatttttgtttcccttaAGCCTTCCAAATTGAGGAAGACCAGGAAACTGAGGGGTCATGTCAGCCATGGCCATGGTCGTATTGGTATGTATAAAGGGCTAATAGGATTATTCCAGTGTTTGGCAAGTTGCTGTTTTTGAGAAATCATCTTTGAGGCAACCGATAAATTTGAAGGAAGAGTGATATTTAATGTTGTCTGTAAACGTCTACCATAAAGGCAGGTGCAAGTAGCTTCTGTTCCATCTTCAGGGTAGTTTCCATCGCAGGAAACGATTTGGACTGTATCTGTTGTTTTTTTGCTAGCTATGGCTGTTTTTCCATGAGTGCCGCTTCTAGTTTATTATGGTCAGCTTGGAgccctgaccccacccccaataaaTACAAGCTGCCCGTAAGAACTGCTTTAAAACTCTTGTCTGCCCTAGGCAATGGCTTGTATTTATGTTTCTGTTTCTAATCAGGGCTTGAATCTCTTTCTGCAAAGCGTGTAAATAATGCAAGGACTATAACAAAACATTTAACTTCTCAGAACTCGAATGAAGTAAACAATTAAGCAAAACAGTATATACAAATAGCAGACTAAATGATCACAGAGTTTGTTTTGCATCACTGACTGGTTTAGCTTGGATTACCCATCAGGACCAAAACCAAACAAGTCACAGAAGTGCTTTGCTTCAAACCATTTTGAAATAATATAAAATGCTTTGTACCACATGCTGTTTGGAGCTGTTTCAACCAACCATTAGTGCTTTATCCAAATATCATAAAGAATGAACAAGGCAAAACTTGCCTACTTGGTgctttggtttgtttttaatttcctCAATCTTGCTTCAGTAGTCAAATCCTACATTCACACTTTCCAGTTCCGCGGCAAATTAGAGTGGGGCATATGGTATGTTTGGTTGCTTGCACCTGAATCAGAGATTGCTTCTCTGCTTGTTGCTTTATTGTTAATGCTTTAAATAGAGAAATCCTATATAAGTATGAAATGTAATCTGACCAGAACTCACAAACTTGCTTTCTAGGGTGATGTGTGCTTGTTgtatatgatgatattggatttatatcccaccctccactcagagtgtcTACCTACCAGTGACCGAGACTAGAGTCACATCTAGATATTGCCAGTTATCATGGTGTGCTATAGTACTCGAAGAGTAACAACTGACTTTTATTCACTGGCTGTGCTCTTTATAGTACACTCAGTCACCAGGTTAGTAACAGATGGCGGTTTCTCCAGCTGGGAGGTAAGGTACGTTCAGGAGAATGGACATACTCTCTGGCAAACAGAGATAGATAACTAGAAGTGGCTATTTTGGTGGCTTGTTGAAATGGAGTTCAGGGGCTTCCAAAAATCAAAAACAAAATGTCAGGTCATTTTAACAGCACTCTGAGTAATCTGTGCTTTATTGACAACCCTGCACTTCACTTTATCTACTCTCTTATTAATGTCTCTTTTAGGCAAGCATAGGAAGCATCCGGGAGGACGTGGTAATGCTGGAGGCATGCATCACCATAGAATTAATTTTGACAAATAGTAAGCTACACTTCCTTTTCAAAATTAAAATCCCTGTTCCTTCTCTGCAGACCTAGGGTGGGGAATATAGGACAATATTGTGTGTGAGAAGATGGGATAGTTTTGTGTTTGTGTAAAGTGTGGTAAGGTTACAGTgattttagcccccccccccccctccagttttcaaggcaagagacaaagaggtggtttgccacttccTGCCTCTGCTTAGTGACCCTgagctttcttggtggtctcccatctaattCCTACCCATGGGCCACTCAGGGCTGAGACAATTTGCTAAGTTGCTAAGGACTTTATTTGCTGATGATGACGTTACGCACACAGCCCTTGTAAAACCTGTTTTCTGTTACTGAACTGTATTTGGGGGAAAGAAACATCTGCCCAGTGGCAAAGCCTTAGAGTCCGTTTGCAGAAGTTGTTCATTAattaattgggttttttttttaatttattaaatttatggatATCTCAATCCCTGCCATAGCAGGGCTCTGGTAAGAACAGAGAATACCCGATATAAATATGTCAAAAACAGCAGAGTTCGGGTAGCACGAACATACACCGTATATTCAATTGCTCATTGTAttcaattgcttattccatacaCACAATATATGCAAACATATTCTTAAAGTCCCAGTCCACAAAAGTCCATTATATTTGCTTTGAGATgcaatcttcaatttcttgtAAGAAGTGTTTGAGAAGAAAAAAGTAGAAGAGACCGGTTTCGGCCACGCCTTTTCTCAGTCGTCACTCACAATGCAAATTACTGCATGCACCTTCACTTATTGGAACAATCATTCGCTAAATGGGACCCAGTCCTACTACATTAACGGGCATTGCCTCGCAATTTCTACAGCTGGTTACGTCCCTCTTCTACTTTTTTCTTCTCCAACACTTCTTacaagaaattgaagattgcTTCTCAAAGCAGACTTTGGAATATAATGGACTTTTGTGGGCTGGGACTTTAAGAATATGTTTGTATATATTGCGTATATGAAATAAGCAATTGAATACAGTGAGCAATTGAATATACGGTGTATGTGCTACCCAAACTTTGCTGTTTTTGACatagcagggctctgggcaatacACAACATGCagtaaaaacataattaaaaacataTGCGATATTAGAACATGGTAAAAAAACAGATGGTGGGTAATATTTAGATTGAGCTCTTGACCTTGCTTAATAGCATTCATTATCCTGAGGTGTAATATGTGGGGAAAATAATCATCTAGTTTGGCTTTAGGCCATGGAATAATTCTGTACATAATTTCTAGCAGGTAATCTGTTACCTGCCTATCTTACCAGTGATCGAGACTAGAGTCACATCTAGATATTGCTAGTTATCATGGTGTGCTATAGTACTCGAAGAGTAACAACTGACTTTTATTCACTGGCTGTGCTCTTTATAGTACACTCAGTCACCAGGTTAGTAACAGATGGCGCTTTCTCCAATTGAAAGGTAAGGTACGTTCAAGAGGATGGACACAACAATTTGAAATTTTTAATAGAGCTTCTTTGAAGTGTTCACAGTACTCTGCAGTGTCTAATTTTTGAAGCTGACTGCAGCCAGCTCTTCAGTTTGGGACttcagtgtgactggcccaggtcaccccacatatatatatatataaaaataacctttcaccccagtgaggacccaaagcagcttgcagcattctcctctcttccattttatcttcacaacaaccctgtgagagaggttaggctgagagtgtgtgactggcccaggtcaCCCCACAAGGTTCCATGGTAGGCTTCCCAGATCTAAATGCTGGCCTGCAGTGGTGTAGAAAGAGCAGGTGCATAGGAACCAAGTGCAATGTACATACTTGGGAAAGAAGCTGGGCAGATAAATCCAGAAAACCTTCAGAAACCTGTGGGGAAACATTTTAGACCTCCCAgggcattcagttgctgacctaagagtagcagttctcttacaaaggaatttcaaaggaaaattagaaagagagattgctgaattgcaattgataacaaAGTTCAAGACAAggcatccacctggactgaatcaagacctaggtttcctgtctcatttccagtgctgatttctccacactCACTACCTcactgcatatcacacctaatctagtcacacctgctattgccttttgcctgctaatgtcgtttggcatctgaaatcactccactttccagtaCATAGGACAGACATagtcacattctagctgtatctgaagaagtgaacaatgATTCACAAAAGCTGATACAaatgttaaaggtgctactggatttttattcctttctactgctgcagacagactgacATGTCTACCCATCTTGGGCAAGGAAGACTTAAGTAAATGGCAGAAGTGGTGATATAAATAGATGAATTTTTCCCCTTTCAATGCATATAAAATTAACTCAAATTAACTCAGAGTTCAATTTTATTTATGCATTCTCTGGTTAAGCAGTTGGGCTTGTATTTCAAAACGAGCAATCGTATATTGTATGCTTTCTTCTCAGTCATCCTGGCTATTTTGGGAAAGTTGGTATGAGGCACTACCACTTGAAGAAGAACCAACACTTCTGCCCTACAGTCAATCTAGACAAACTCTGGACGCTCGTGAGTGAGCAGACAAGGCTCAATTATGCCAAAAATGAGGCTGGGTTAGCACCTGTCATTGATGTTGTGCGCTCGGTAAGTGGTGTCAGTCCCTTTTGTGGATCTGCGTCATTGAGCATGACCCTAGCTGCTGCATGCATACTGTTTTCTGATGCTTTTAAGTTTGGAATATGCCTGCATAACTCGATGTGTGCATGCTCCAACCCATATGCCAGCAGTGTTTGGCAGCCCACCCAACTCTTGATAAGATAACCTTAGACTGAAGTTCAAGGAAACGCTTCTGCATTTCTTTTGAGACCATCTCAGCCTTTTCCCTGTGGAATTGTGTGCTTAATGGAAGATGCCTAAAGGCTGACTTTTGTACCAGAGGGCAGGGGCAAGGAGTGAATGAGCAACGAGCTGGTTTTAACGAGATCAGCGCAGTATCATAACATGTTCCATTGTTATGGTGTGCTGTGATTCTCGGAGAGAATTTCCTGATATGATTGGCTGTGATCACAAGTCTTGCATcacaagccacccaaatcagcaACATTCGCTAGTTTCAGAATCATGGGCTAAAGAGAGGGTTTCTCTTCACTGGAATTGTTTGTGCTTTCCAGCTTGTTGAAGAAATGTGAAACtgactttctgccattagattCATTAGGATCTAACTGGTTTACTTCTTGTTGGGAACTGTTAACAATGCAGTTGGGGTAGAAcactgtaagcagggctttttttatagcgggaactcctttgcatattaggccacacacccctgatgtagccagtcctccaagagcttacagggcctgctgtaagctcttagaggattggctgcatcaggggtgtgtgccctaatatgcaaaggagttcctgctacaaaaaaaaagctgacTGTAAGTTTGACAAAAAGGTGGAATCAATAAGTGATTCCAACCCCAGGGATCCTTCTCAGGAAGTGTGCAGGCATGTTAGTGGAATTGCTTGAATTGAAATCACCTAGATAAAACACATCAGTATGTGGCAGCTCCTGTTTTTGAAGACACTGTTCTGCAGATAgggattctgggttttttttaacccttAGGGAGTGGCCATGGCTCagggatagagcatctgcttggcatgcagaaggttgcaggttcaatcccaaACATCTCCAGTTTAAGGGATAAGATAGCAATTGTTTATGTTTGtttaattctatttatatcccgccctccccgccaaggcgggctcacaattgatgtgaaagacctctgcttgaaaccctgaagagctgcCGCCAGTCTTGAGAATTTTGGTTTCTATGGACTTCTGGTTTGAGTCAATATAGGGCAGTTTCATGTGCCCAAATAAAAGTATCTGGGTTAAGAATAGTCTGCATTTTTAATTGAATCtgctgtgggtttttttccaaaTGTGGAATAGCTACCAAAATAAGCAGTTTCTTCCAGTTGGGTGATAAATGTTTGAATAATTAAATGAATTATGGTGTTCGGCAATTTTGCAGTGCTTGTTCTGTGAGAGGAGTGTGGGAAATATTCAGCTTTGTCTTTTTCATTCAATGAAATGACCAAAAACATGGTCAGGctagtttttttttcctgtggaaaGATTGGACTGTGCAAAAAATACTGCTGTTCACCTGTAGAAAGCTTAACTTGCTGTTTCTTCGACAGTTACCTGTTGAGGTTCAGGGAGCATTCCTGGCATTTCATTGAGACTTGACATTAAGCATGCTTAATTTAATAATGAATACT is a window from the Heteronotia binoei isolate CCM8104 ecotype False Entrance Well chromosome 2, APGP_CSIRO_Hbin_v1, whole genome shotgun sequence genome containing:
- the LOC132567281 gene encoding large ribosomal subunit protein uL15-like is translated as YVSHTYYYIFVSLKPSKLRKTRKLRGHVSHGHGRIGKHRKHPGGRGNAGGMHHHRINFDKYHPGYFGKVGMRHYHLKKNQHFCPTVNLDKLWTLVSEQTRLNYAKNEAGLAPVIDVVRSGYYKVLGKGKLPKQPVIVKAKFFSRRAEEKIKAVGGACVLVA